In Scatophagus argus isolate fScaArg1 chromosome 7, fScaArg1.pri, whole genome shotgun sequence, a genomic segment contains:
- the LOC124061637 gene encoding UDP-glucuronosyltransferase 2C1-like has translation MRVPHSSLITFALLFIQLPSASGGKILVFPLDGSHWVNMKVLIEELHTKGHEVTVVRASDSWYISEKSPLYTSVTLTGSNGFEQNFETFLSRQLDIRLQGKHKSFWSRIWTRIEMERVTVDQFFHFHKGMSEMVSQMFEDENLMQSLHEAKYDMVLTDPGIGGGAILARRLQVPLVFNVRWTIQGEAHFLIAPSPLSYIPFTATEFTDKMTFFQRVANVLSYILGMYTLSYITEPHYKPLVKKYFGPDVDYSTFFLDADMWLMRNDFIFEFPRPTMPNIVYMGGFQCKPPKPLPSELEEFVQSSGDHGVIIMTLGTLVGKLPQDIAEEIAAAFAQLPQKVVWRYMGQRPDNLGNNTLLVNWLPQNDLLGHPKTRVFVTHGGTNGVQEAIYHGVAVVGLPLFFDQPENLARIRAKGGAVIVDIAMLDRHIFADALMTALYNSSYRENMQMLSRLHRDQPMKPLDQAVFWIEYVMRHKGARHLQTQSNKMSWFVYNSVDVITALLTVVLFISFTCFSIVRLLWRIIFAGEKAKHE, from the coding sequence ATGAGGGTGCCTCATTCATCCCTGATTACCTTTGCTCTATTGTTTATACAACTACCCAGTGCATCAGGGGGCAAAATCCTGGTGTTCCCATTGGATGGAAGCCACTGGGTAAACATGAAAGTACTCATAGAGGAACTGCACACCAAAGGCCATGAGGTCACTGTGGTCCGGGCATCTGATAGTTGGTACATCAGTGAAAAGTCTCCTCTCTACACCTCTGTCACCCTTACTGGCTCAAATGGATTTGAGCAAAATTTTGAAACCTTTTTGTCTCGACAGCTGGACATCCGACTACAGGGTAAACATAAATCTTTTTGGTCTCGCATCTGGACTCGTATTGAGATGGAGCGGGTGACTGTGGATCAGTTCTTTCACTTTCATAAGGGAATGAGTGAAATGGTCAGTCAGATGTTTGAAGATGAAAATCTCATGCAGTCTTTGCATGAAGCCAAATACGATATGGTTTTGACTGACCCAGGAATTGGCGGAGGGGCAATACTGGCACGTCGGCTCCAAGTTCctcttgtttttaatgttagaTGGACCATTCAAGGTGAAGCTCATTTCCTTATCGCCCCCTCACCTTTGTCTTACATTCCTTTCACTGCAACAGAGTTCACAGATAAGATGACCTTCTTTCAAAGAGTGGCAAATGTTTTGAGTTATATTCTTGGGATGTACACGCTTTCATACATCACAGAGCCTCATTACAAACCATTAGTGAAGAAGTACTTTGGTCCTGATGTGGATTACTCAACATTTTTCCTGGATGCTGATATGTGGCTTATGAGGAATGATTTCATCTTTGAATTTCCACGTCCAACAATGCCAAACATTGTCTACATGGGTGGATTTCAGTGCAAGCCCCCAAAGCCGCTTCCTTCGGAACTGGAGGAATTTGTCCAGAGTTCTGGAGACCATGGGGTCATTATAATGACCTTAGGGACTTTAGTCGGGAAGCTTCCTCAAGATATTGCTGAGGAGATTGCTGCAGCCTTTGCCCAGTTACCTCAGAAGGTTGTTTGGAGGTATATGGGACAAAGGCCAGACAACCTCGGCAACAACACATTACTGGTCAACTGGCTGCCACAGAATGACCTTTTAGGACATCCCAAAACTAGAGTGTTTGTGACCCACGGAGGCACTAATGGGGTTCAGGAGGCAATTTACCATGGAGTTGCTGTAGTTGGACTTCCACTGTTCTTTGACCAGCCAGAAAACCTCGCCAGAATCAGAGCAAAGGGAGGAGCTGTGATTGTGGATATCGCCATGCTTGATAGACACATCTTTGCAGATGCCCTGATGACAGCTCTTTACAATTCCTCTTACAGGGAAAACATGCAGATGCTCTCAAGGCTGCACAGAGATCAGCCCATGAAACCACTGGACCAGGCAGTGTTTTGGATAGAATATGTAATGAGACACAAAGGAGCCCGTCATCTGCAGACACAGTCCAACAAAATGTCCTGGTTTGTGTACAACTCTGTAGATGTCATCACTGCTTTGTTGACAGTTGTGTTGTTTATATCATTCACCTGCTTTTCAATTGTCAGGTTACTGTGGAGAATAATTTTCGCTGGCGAAAAAGCCAAGCATGAATGA
- the LOC124061638 gene encoding ubiquitin-conjugating enzyme E2 Q2-like isoform X2, whose protein sequence is MSVSGLKAELKFLESIFDPNHERFRIIDWKPDELSCQFNVTGEKLLIIHCNITESYPSTPPIWFVDSDDPSLAEVLERLEDVRKGSTLLLQQLKRLICDLCRLYNLPQHPDVEMLDQPLPAGPITQERKHGPPDEVTSEEEEEEEMGEDIDLDQDLDHYDMKEEEPVDGKKSEDDGIEKENLAILEKIRKNQRQDHLNGAVSGSVQASDRLMKELREIYRSQSYKTGIYSVELVSDSLYEWHVKLRTVDPDSPLHSDLQVLKEKEGIDYILLNFSYKDNFPFDPPFVRVVSPVLSGGYVLGGGALCMELLTKQGWSSAYSIESVIMQINATLVKGKARVQFGANKNQYNLARAQQSYKSLVQIHEKNGWYTPPKEDG, encoded by the exons ATGTCGGTTTCGGGGCTGAAGGCCGAACTGAAGTTTTTGGAGTCaatttttgacccaaaccaCGAACGATTCAGAATAATAGACTGGAAACCAGACGAACTCAGTTGCCAATTCAACGTAACAGGGGAGAAGCTGCTGATCATTCACTGCAACATCACG GAATCCTATCCCTCAACACCTCCAATATGGTTTGTTGACTCTGATGATCCTAGTCTGGCTGAAGTGTTGGAGCGCTTAGAGGATGTGAGAAAAGGCAGCACACTG CTTCTTCAGCAGTTGAAGCGCCTCATTTGCGATCTCTGTCGGCTTTACAACCTGCCACAACATCCAGATGTAGAAATGCTCGATCAGCCTCTACCTGCTGGCCCGATCACACAAGAGCGAAAG CATGGGCCGCCAGATGAGGTGACatctgaagaggaagaggaggaagaaatggGAGAG GACATTGACCTGGACCAAGACCTGGACCATTATGACATGAAAGAAGAGGAGCCGGTAGATGGGAAGAAGTCAGAAGATGACGggatagaaaaagaaaatctggcCATCTTGGAGAAGATTCGTAAAAACCAGAGACAGGATCACTTGAAT GGTGCAGTGTCTGGCTCTGTGCAAGCCTCAGACCGCCTAATGAAGGAACTCAGGGAGATCTACAGATCACAGAGTTACAAGACGG GTATTTATTCAGTCGAACTAGTCAGTGACAGCCTTTATGAATGGCATGTCAAGTTAAGGAC GGTAGATCCTGATAGTCCATTACATAGTGACTTGCAGGTcttaaaagaaaaggaaggaataGACTACATTCTGCTCAATTTCTCTTATAAA GATAATTTTCCTTTCGACCCACCTTTTGTGCGGGTTGTCTCACCTGTGCTCTCCGgagg ctaTGTTCTCGGAGGAGGGGCCTTGTGCATGGAGCTTCTCACTAAACAG ggCTGGAGCAGTGCCTATTCCATAGAGTCTGTCATTATGCAGATAAATGCAACTCTGGTTAAAGGAAAAGCCAGAGTGCAGTTTGGAGCCAATAAG aaccAGTACAATCTTGCCAGAGCACAACAGTCGTACAAATCCCTTGTGCAGATACATGAAAAGAACG GCTGGTACACACCACCTAAAGAGGATGGATAA
- the LOC124061638 gene encoding ubiquitin-conjugating enzyme E2 Q2-like isoform X1 — protein MSVSGLKAELKFLESIFDPNHERFRIIDWKPDELSCQFNVTGEKLLIIHCNITESYPSTPPIWFVDSDDPSLAEVLERLEDVRKGSTLLLQQLKRLICDLCRLYNLPQHPDVEMLDQPLPAGPITQERKHGPPDEVTSEEEEEEEMGEQDIDLDQDLDHYDMKEEEPVDGKKSEDDGIEKENLAILEKIRKNQRQDHLNGAVSGSVQASDRLMKELREIYRSQSYKTGIYSVELVSDSLYEWHVKLRTVDPDSPLHSDLQVLKEKEGIDYILLNFSYKDNFPFDPPFVRVVSPVLSGGYVLGGGALCMELLTKQGWSSAYSIESVIMQINATLVKGKARVQFGANKNQYNLARAQQSYKSLVQIHEKNGWYTPPKEDG, from the exons ATGTCGGTTTCGGGGCTGAAGGCCGAACTGAAGTTTTTGGAGTCaatttttgacccaaaccaCGAACGATTCAGAATAATAGACTGGAAACCAGACGAACTCAGTTGCCAATTCAACGTAACAGGGGAGAAGCTGCTGATCATTCACTGCAACATCACG GAATCCTATCCCTCAACACCTCCAATATGGTTTGTTGACTCTGATGATCCTAGTCTGGCTGAAGTGTTGGAGCGCTTAGAGGATGTGAGAAAAGGCAGCACACTG CTTCTTCAGCAGTTGAAGCGCCTCATTTGCGATCTCTGTCGGCTTTACAACCTGCCACAACATCCAGATGTAGAAATGCTCGATCAGCCTCTACCTGCTGGCCCGATCACACAAGAGCGAAAG CATGGGCCGCCAGATGAGGTGACatctgaagaggaagaggaggaagaaatggGAGAG CAGGACATTGACCTGGACCAAGACCTGGACCATTATGACATGAAAGAAGAGGAGCCGGTAGATGGGAAGAAGTCAGAAGATGACGggatagaaaaagaaaatctggcCATCTTGGAGAAGATTCGTAAAAACCAGAGACAGGATCACTTGAAT GGTGCAGTGTCTGGCTCTGTGCAAGCCTCAGACCGCCTAATGAAGGAACTCAGGGAGATCTACAGATCACAGAGTTACAAGACGG GTATTTATTCAGTCGAACTAGTCAGTGACAGCCTTTATGAATGGCATGTCAAGTTAAGGAC GGTAGATCCTGATAGTCCATTACATAGTGACTTGCAGGTcttaaaagaaaaggaaggaataGACTACATTCTGCTCAATTTCTCTTATAAA GATAATTTTCCTTTCGACCCACCTTTTGTGCGGGTTGTCTCACCTGTGCTCTCCGgagg ctaTGTTCTCGGAGGAGGGGCCTTGTGCATGGAGCTTCTCACTAAACAG ggCTGGAGCAGTGCCTATTCCATAGAGTCTGTCATTATGCAGATAAATGCAACTCTGGTTAAAGGAAAAGCCAGAGTGCAGTTTGGAGCCAATAAG aaccAGTACAATCTTGCCAGAGCACAACAGTCGTACAAATCCCTTGTGCAGATACATGAAAAGAACG GCTGGTACACACCACCTAAAGAGGATGGATAA
- the scamp5a gene encoding secretory carrier-associated membrane protein 5, translating to MAENNFPPLPRFIPLRPCFYQDFNEIPDQCRTMCKRLYYLWILNTATLAVNLIGCLAWMCGGGGATNFGMAILWLILFTPCSYVCWFRPIYKAFKTDSSFNFMAFFFVFMAQVVISIIQTVGIPGWGVCGWLATITFFSTNVGSAVVMLIPTIMFTAVAVLSFIALTKVHNFYRGSGGSLGKAQEEWATGAWKNPHVQQAAQQAAMGAAQGAMQQNQYSAAPTYNYDDPM from the exons ATGGCAG AAAACAACTTCCCTCCCCTGCCTCGATTCATCCCACTCAGACCATGTTTTTATCAAGACTTCAATGAGATCCCGGACCAGTGTCGCACCATGTGCAAGAGGCTTTACTACCTATGGATCC tgaatACTGCCACACTGGCTGTtaatctgattggctgtttggCGTGGATGTGCGGAGGTGGCGGCGCGACAAACTTCGGCATGGCCATCCTGTGGCTCATCCTCTTCACTCCTTGCTCTTATGTGTGCTGGTTCAGGCCCATCTACAAAGCCTTCAA GACCGACAGCTCTTTCAACTTTATGGCTTTCTTCTTCGTCTTCATGGCCCAGGTGGTGATCAGTATTATCCAGACTGTTGGCATTCCTGGTTGGGGAGTTTG TGGTTGGCTGGCTACCATCACCTTCTTCAGCACCAACGTCGGCTCAGCTGTGGTCATGCTGATTCCCACCATCATGTTTACTGCAGTGGCTGTTCTCTCCTTCATCGCCCTCACAAAG GTTCATAACTTCTACCGTGGCAGTGGTGGCAGCCTGGGTAAGGCCCAGGAGGAGTGGGCCACCGGGGCCTGGAAGAACCCCCATGTCCAGCAGGCAGCTCAGCAGGCAGCTATGGGAGCCGCGCAGGGAGCCATGCAACAGAACCAGTACTCAGCAGCTCCCACCTACAACTACGACGACCCGATgtag
- the parp16 gene encoding protein mono-ADP-ribosyltransferase PARP16 isoform X1 encodes MRLRMFFCVLGMQPPLPPEAVRELVCSCLHRDPVAADLRCSLFVAAAQNYKRDSLLRPFPPRYISGDNKDFEELLADVKSLPGVRDLVRLRPREGDHHLALTHWILSSKSFAVKTLQKDEYAKLCNLTGNEGISAPVPDFLFELEYCDQMNARFEKTRAGRDVFYAFHGSRLENFHSIIHNGLHCHLNKNSVFGEGTYLTSDLSMAVLYSPHSSGWRESLLGPLLSCVALCEVIDHPDVKCQVKKKDSETIDRQRSRAKNSEGGEVPQKYFVVTNNQLLRVKYLLVYSQRRHLSRHSRSTSWLLRHHFAVMMSLYLLLLLFIGAFNSNTFISFWNRLFR; translated from the exons ATGCGTCTTCGCATGTTTTTCTGTG TTCTGGGAATGCAGCCGCCGCTTCCACCTGAGGCAGTCAGAGAGCTGGTGTGCTCCTGTCTGCACAGAGATCCGGTAGCAGCAGATCTGCGCTGCAGCCTGTTTGTTGCCGCTGCACAGAACTACAAGAGGGACTCTTTGCTCAGACCCTTCCCTCCTAGATACATAAGTGGTGACAATAAGGACTTTGAGGAGCTG CTGGCAGATGTGAAATCTTTGCCTGGTGTCAGAGACTTGGTGAGACTCCGGCCCAGAGAGGGAGATCATCATCTGGCTCTCACACACTGGATTCTCTCTTCAAAGAGCTTTGCTGTGAAGACGCTGCAGAAAGATGAG TACGCCAAACTTTGTAACCTGACGGGCAATGAAGGGATTTCTGCGCCTGTGCcagacttcctgtttgagcTCGAGTACTGTGATCAGATGAACGCCAGGTTTGAGAAGACGAGGGCAGGCAGAGACGTCTTCTATGCGTTCCACGGGAGCCGCCTGGAGAACTTTCACTCTATCATTCACAATGGGCTACACTGTCACCTCAACAAG AACTCGGTGTTTGGAGAGGGGACCTACCTCACCAGTGACCTCAGCATGGCCGTCCTCTACAGCCCTCACAGCAGTGGCTGGCGGGAAAGTCTTCTGGGTCCACTGCTCAGCTGTGTTGCCTTGTGTGAAGTCATTGATCACCCAGATGTGAAGTGCCAGGTGAAGAAAAAAG ACTCTGAAACAATTGACCGACAGCGCTCAAGAGCTAAGAACAGCGAAGGAGGGGAAGTTCCACAGAAGTACTTTGTAGTCACCAACAATCAGCTTTTACGAGTCAAGTACCTGCTTGTTTACTCCCAGAGGAGGCACCTGTCCAG ACATTCCCGCAGCACCTCCTGGCTCCTCAGACACCATTTTGCCGTCATGATGAGTCTCTACCTTCTGCTGCTCTTATTCATTGGTGCCTTTAACTCCAACACCTTCATATCCTTTTGGAACAGACTGTTCAGGTGA
- the parp16 gene encoding protein mono-ADP-ribosyltransferase PARP16 isoform X2 — protein sequence MQPPLPPEAVRELVCSCLHRDPVAADLRCSLFVAAAQNYKRDSLLRPFPPRYISGDNKDFEELLADVKSLPGVRDLVRLRPREGDHHLALTHWILSSKSFAVKTLQKDEYAKLCNLTGNEGISAPVPDFLFELEYCDQMNARFEKTRAGRDVFYAFHGSRLENFHSIIHNGLHCHLNKNSVFGEGTYLTSDLSMAVLYSPHSSGWRESLLGPLLSCVALCEVIDHPDVKCQVKKKDSETIDRQRSRAKNSEGGEVPQKYFVVTNNQLLRVKYLLVYSQRRHLSRHSRSTSWLLRHHFAVMMSLYLLLLLFIGAFNSNTFISFWNRLFR from the exons ATGCAGCCGCCGCTTCCACCTGAGGCAGTCAGAGAGCTGGTGTGCTCCTGTCTGCACAGAGATCCGGTAGCAGCAGATCTGCGCTGCAGCCTGTTTGTTGCCGCTGCACAGAACTACAAGAGGGACTCTTTGCTCAGACCCTTCCCTCCTAGATACATAAGTGGTGACAATAAGGACTTTGAGGAGCTG CTGGCAGATGTGAAATCTTTGCCTGGTGTCAGAGACTTGGTGAGACTCCGGCCCAGAGAGGGAGATCATCATCTGGCTCTCACACACTGGATTCTCTCTTCAAAGAGCTTTGCTGTGAAGACGCTGCAGAAAGATGAG TACGCCAAACTTTGTAACCTGACGGGCAATGAAGGGATTTCTGCGCCTGTGCcagacttcctgtttgagcTCGAGTACTGTGATCAGATGAACGCCAGGTTTGAGAAGACGAGGGCAGGCAGAGACGTCTTCTATGCGTTCCACGGGAGCCGCCTGGAGAACTTTCACTCTATCATTCACAATGGGCTACACTGTCACCTCAACAAG AACTCGGTGTTTGGAGAGGGGACCTACCTCACCAGTGACCTCAGCATGGCCGTCCTCTACAGCCCTCACAGCAGTGGCTGGCGGGAAAGTCTTCTGGGTCCACTGCTCAGCTGTGTTGCCTTGTGTGAAGTCATTGATCACCCAGATGTGAAGTGCCAGGTGAAGAAAAAAG ACTCTGAAACAATTGACCGACAGCGCTCAAGAGCTAAGAACAGCGAAGGAGGGGAAGTTCCACAGAAGTACTTTGTAGTCACCAACAATCAGCTTTTACGAGTCAAGTACCTGCTTGTTTACTCCCAGAGGAGGCACCTGTCCAG ACATTCCCGCAGCACCTCCTGGCTCCTCAGACACCATTTTGCCGTCATGATGAGTCTCTACCTTCTGCTGCTCTTATTCATTGGTGCCTTTAACTCCAACACCTTCATATCCTTTTGGAACAGACTGTTCAGGTGA
- the si:ch73-330k17.3 gene encoding IGFBP domain-containing protein, which yields MCCSRGRRIKGADRCCHLRMTLGGSTMWMLFFVSALLGVLGTEEAPSGAAQQLQTLHCPPCEQIHCSTRRALKLQCKGGVSTDVCGCCPVCARVEGETCGGTWDYLGKCDEGLVCVYQDSAADKPDAERNGICEAVIESSEPESCHPECTKEYCQSNPLEICSASSASLEKRACQGSCQHTSCSSCLLVKPPSCPQTCTGSDSSCLRHFGKCVHNHLTAAHSPVCHNNLQNNYEGHLLCFVPACPKASK from the exons ATGTGTTGTTCCAGGGGCCGACGTATAAAAGGCGCTGATAGGTGTTGTCACCTCAGGATGACATTAGGTGGTTCAACAATGTGGATGCTCTTCTTTGTGAGTGCCTTATTGGGGGTGCTGGGGACGGAGGAAGCGCCCTCTGGAGCAGCTCAGCAGCTTCAGACTCTCCACTGCCCGCCCTGCGAGCAAATACACTGCTCCACCCGGCGGGCGCTGAAGCTCCAGTGCAAAGGTGGTGTGTCCACAGATGTCTGTGGCTGCTGCCCCGTCTGTGCCAGAGTAGAGGGCGAGACCTGCGGAGGAACATGGGACTATCTGGGCAAGTGTGATGAAGGCCTGGTGTGTGTTTACCAGGACTCAGCAGCCGACAAACCTGACGCAGAGCGCAATGGGATCTGTGAAGCAG tgaTTGAAAGCTCGGAACCGGAGAGCTGTCACCCTGAATGCACCAAGGAATACTGTCAGTCCAACCCCCTGGAAATCTGCTCCGCCAG CTCTGCGTCCCTGGAGAAGAGAGCGTGCCAGGGCTCCTGCCAGCACACCTCCTGTTCAAGCTGTCTGCTGGTGAAACCCCCATCGTGCCCTCAGACCTGCACCGGCTCTGATTCCTCCTGTCTTCGCCACTTTGGAAAGTGTGTGCACAATCACCTGACGGCAGCTCACAGTCCTGTATGCCACAACAACCTACAG aaTAATTACGAGGggcatttgctgtgttttgtcccAGCCTGTCCAAAAGCATCGAAGTAA